The stretch of DNA GCTCCAGCCCGTGGCCGACGAGGAGCCGGGCGGCGCCGCGGGaggagtaggagtaggagtaggaCTGCTCGCCGTTGAGGAGGATGTCCTGCACTCGCCTCATCGCCTGCTTCACCGTGGGCGCGTCGCGGAGGTGCTCGGGGCGGATGCCCGTGGTCTCGTACCGGTAGTGCGTCACCGGGATGAGCGGCTTCACGAAGCTCTCGTAGAGGATGGTCTCGTGCTCGTCGACGACGCAGACGCGCGCACACACGTCCAGCGTGCCGTCGCTCCCGCCGCCCACCATCTTGCACCCGAGTGCCACCGCGCCGCGGCCGCCTCGCGCGCCCACCCTCGACATGCTTCGGGTGAGGCTCTGCACCGACGAAGGATGGGGCGCCCCGGAGAGCTTGCAGGTCGAGCGGTGGGCACGtacggcggcggaggcggggaAGACGGCGAGGCAGAGCGGGCAGCCGTGGGCTTGGAAGGCGGTGGCGCAGGCCGGCTTGGAGGGCAGGGAGGCGCCGAAGCCGAGGTGGTCGCGGAGGGCGTCGAGGGAGCGGCAGTGCTTGCCGCAGACGCCGCAGCGAGGCTCGTGGTGGGAGTGGTGCGACGTCCGCATGTGCTCCACCAGGTGCTCCATCCGGTTGAACTGCCGGTAGCACGCCGCGCACCTGTGACGGCTGCATTTGCCCAAGAATTCCTCGATCGTCAGCAAGAAGAAAACGTATAGTAGTACGTGTGATCGTGCAATGTGGCACATGTAGTCACGTACGTACCCACAAGAGAAAAACATAGCGATGTAATCTTACGGACACACAAATTTTCAACTTGCCATTTCATAGAAACGCACAAAATGCGCTGAAATTTGGTGGAATAATCTGACAAATTAAAGATGAAAACATGCATTGAAAATGGCCAAGCATGGCAGAGGAGAAGATTATCGGAGCAGTGGGCATGCACCTGTGAGCATCTGAAGAGTTGTCCATTGTCGTCAGTATATATGAGTCACCTATGCAAGTGCAGAGGCGCGGTAATCGTTGTGCTTGGTTGGTTGGCGGGGGCTGTAAGAAACGGAGGGCTATTTATGTAGCTGCAAAACAAAACGGATGGCATTCGATTCCTGACAGCGTCGCCAACGGCTACCGTATACATGACCGACAAAAAACATGCTATCAACTTTCTTTTTTGCAGCATCAATGCATCATACACCATATCAGGATGCAAAGGTGATAGCAGCTAGCATATTCATGGTTGAGgatactagctagctagctactaTACTCAGAGATAGTAGAAGAAAGAACATACACGCCAGAATATCCTCAACATACACCCACCGGTTGCTTTTGCAGAAAGAAAAAGAGATAATGAGAATAGATACTCTGGTCACAATATCCGGTTTGAAAAGGCAAGAACAGCCCACCCAATCCCGGCAGATCGATGCCGCGGACGGAAAGATTGGGTTGGGATTCCGGCCGGAGGTCGACCGAGGTGCACACACGCCCGCCGGCAGGTAGCCACTGCGGCGTCGGGCGGACGACGATCAACGTCGTCTTATATTGGCTCCGTCTTTTCGCGGTGGCGGAGAGCCGCGTAGAGCGCCGGGTGATGGGATCTGCGTGGATATCCTGGGAACATACCATCTCTAGATGAGGT from Triticum urartu cultivar G1812 chromosome 3, Tu2.1, whole genome shotgun sequence encodes:
- the LOC125542611 gene encoding RNA exonuclease 4-like isoform X1, translating into MDNSSDAHSRHRCAACYRQFNRMEHLVEHMRTSHHSHHEPRCGVCGKHCRSLDALRDHLGFGASLPSKPACATAFQAHGCPLCLAVFPASAAVRAHRSTCKLSGAPHPSSVQSLTRSMSRVGARGGRGAVALGCKMVGGGSDGTLDVCARVCVVDEHETILYESFVKPLIPVTHYRYETTGIRPEHLRDAPTVKQAMRRVQDILLNGEQSYSYSYSSRGAARLLVGHGLEHDLDALGMDYLAHLKRDTATYPPLMKTSARLMSNSLRYLTRSCLGYDIQTGGHHHPYDDCVAAMRLYKRMRAISHLHLHGRPKDGDDESTAKAFPAWRQRELERMSPEELLAMSQPDYRCWCLDDDRRC
- the LOC125542611 gene encoding RNA exonuclease 4-like isoform X2; this translates as MFFSCGRHRCAACYRQFNRMEHLVEHMRTSHHSHHEPRCGVCGKHCRSLDALRDHLGFGASLPSKPACATAFQAHGCPLCLAVFPASAAVRAHRSTCKLSGAPHPSSVQSLTRSMSRVGARGGRGAVALGCKMVGGGSDGTLDVCARVCVVDEHETILYESFVKPLIPVTHYRYETTGIRPEHLRDAPTVKQAMRRVQDILLNGEQSYSYSYSSRGAARLLVGHGLEHDLDALGMDYLAHLKRDTATYPPLMKTSARLMSNSLRYLTRSCLGYDIQTGGHHHPYDDCVAAMRLYKRMRAISHLHLHGRPKDGDDESTAKAFPAWRQRELERMSPEELLAMSQPDYRCWCLDDDRRC